A genomic segment from Ptychodera flava strain L36383 chromosome 19, AS_Pfla_20210202, whole genome shotgun sequence encodes:
- the LOC139119459 gene encoding lys-63-specific deubiquitinase BRCC36-like: MALSGVHLESDAYMVCLTHALSTEREEIMGLCIGEVDEHRVSHIVSVVMLTRSDKQPDRVEISPEQLSAATTEAERLANLLQRPLRVVGWYHSHPHITVWPSHVDVLTQAMYQRYMDESFIGLIFSCFNNDKASKRGRIQVTCFQAINQSPEGEAPMYERLEIPLYIKPREAMSSPCLDALVQLPRILSQEEHDAYAKTLENESMDLLTRTHNGAVYTKSLSHLMEVMSGPLLQSLETRLERNEMKMEALQLEKEKLLKELES, translated from the exons ATGGCGCTTTCAGGCGTACATCTGGAATCAGATGCGTACATGGTTTGTCTTACACACGCTCTATCAACGGAGAGAGAAGAGATCATGGGTCTGTGTATCGGAGAG GTTGATGAACACAGAGTGAGTCATATTGTGTCTGTTGTAATGCTGACAAGATCAGACAAACAGCCAGATCGTGTCGAGATTTCACCAGAGCAACTCTCAGCAGCCACAACAGAAGCTGAAA GATTAGCTAATCTCCTACAGAGACCACTCAGAGTTGTTGGTTGGTATCATTCACATCCACACATAACAGTATGGCCTTCACATGTCG ATGTGTTAACACAAGCTATGTATCAGAGGTACATGGATGAGAGTTTTATTGGTTTAATATTTTCCTGCTTCAACAATGATAAAGCAAGTAAACGTGGCAGAATACAAGTGACCTGTTTCCAAGCCATCAATCAAAGCCCAGAGGGAGAAGCACCAAT GTATGAGAGATTAGAGATTCCATTGTACATCAAACCAAGGGAAGCAATGAGCAGTCCCTGCCTTGATGCTCTGGTACAACTGCCAAGAATTCTGTCTCAGGAAGAACATGATGCTTATGCAAAGACTTTAGAAAATGAAAGCATGGATCTGCTGACCAGGACCCACAATGGAGCTG tcTATACCAAATCACTGAGTCATTTGATGGAAGTCATGAGCGGACCACTTTTACAGAGTTTGGAGACAAGGTTGGagagaaatgaaatgaaaatggaaGCACTgcaattagaaaaggaaaagttgTTGAAAGAGCTTGAGTCGTGA